In the Magnolia sinica isolate HGM2019 chromosome 15, MsV1, whole genome shotgun sequence genome, one interval contains:
- the LOC131226916 gene encoding pentatricopeptide repeat-containing protein At4g19220, mitochondrial-like: protein MLNRDSSSQKPSLSQALYLTKHSSQKPDISIVNALHCLALKTGSVDDTPTSTSLLTVYSRAGDLGSAQALFNDIVTKDVVSWNVIISSYIYNHRVQAALALFGEMMKDIGEFDLTTLLVVLSALSRSNSFKQCRVLHSISFKLCLDLDSFLVNALTDIYGKLGDLNSAKSMFLRIEYRDTTSWNSIMVVNALILFYLKFNDVNAAEKVFCRLIVRDVVSWNAMIGGFAEKGRVSEALGLLRKMQLDGMVQPDLVTTNTILPLCAELNLPQQGRWIHGFTMWRGLWLDLAVMNSLMNMYSKCNILRSSKILFKAMPNRDLISWNTMIARYTQNGFSKEARVLFRELIGSGMQCGMSIVLAILPSCDCQEALDFGELVHCSILKSGFLNNVFTVNALMFMYMNCGDMVACFSLFQSIWVIADVDSWNTVIVGCVQNGYLGEGLEAFNLMRQLSCVNLDPITMVSILSVCGNLGLVFYGKFIHGFILKTLMEPDLRVRNALITMYCRCDDIKSAESIFCRSHCSRNLRSWNCMISGLAQNENGKRALKFFHHMEFDPNEITIVSILSTCTQLGALRHGMEINGYAFWFGLHQNAFISATLVDKYSKCGRLEISVWAFRNSMDKSVASWNSMISTYGFHGHGKKVIELFFEMCESGIRGTRGTFISLLSACSHSGLVDEGQLYYNLMIEEFGINQTTEHHVCSCWKVAQCSQGKDKG, encoded by the exons atgttgAATCGAGATTCATCTTCTCAAAAGCCATCCCTCTCTCAGGCTCTCTATCTCACTAAACATTCCTCCCAAAAACCCGACATTTCCATTGTCAACGCCCTTCATTGTCTAGCCCTGAAAACAGGGTCTGTAGATGATACCCCCACTTCCACATCGCTCCTAACTGTCTATTCAAGAGCCGGCGATTTGGGTTCTGCTCAAGCACTTTTTAATGACATTGTTACTAAAGACGTGGTTTCATGGAACGTGATAATTAGTTCCTATATTTATAATCATCGTGTCCAAGCTGCATTGGCTCTATTTGGAGAAATGATGAAAGATATAGGGGAATTCGATTTGACAACTCTTCTAGTTGTTCTATCAGCTTTATCTCGATCGAATAGCTTTAAACAATGTCGTGTTCTACATAGTATAAGCTTTAAGCTATGTTTGGATTTGGATTCTTTTTTAGTTAATGCTCTTACTGACATATACGGGAAGTTAGGTGATTTGAACTCTGCTAAATCAATGTTTTTGAGGATTGAATATAGAGATACCACATCTTGGAATTCAATAATGG TTGTCAATGCACTTATTTTGTTCTACTTAAAATTCAATGATGTCAATGCCGCTGAGAAGGTGTTCTGCAGATTGATTGTAAGAGATGTGGTCTCATGGAATGCGATGATTGGTGGGTTTGCAGAGAAAGGAAGAGTTTCAGAAGCCTTGGGTCTTCTGCGAAAAATGCAGTTAGATGGGATGGTTCAACCTGATTTGGTCACAACAAATACAATTCTTCCACTCTGTGCCGAATTGAATCTCCCACAGCAAGGAAGGTGGATTCATGGGTTCACAATGTGGAGAGGATTGTGGTTGGATTTGGCGGTGATGAACAGCCTCATGAACATGTACTCGAAATGCAACATATTGAGATCTTCAAAGATTCTATTTAAGGCCATGCCCAATAGAGATTTGATTTCATGGAATACAATGATTGCTAGGTACACGCAAAATGGGTTCTCAAAAGAAGCCCGGGTTTTGTTCCGAGAATTGATTGGTTCAGGTATGCAATGCGGTATGTCTATAGTCTTGGCCATTCTACCCTCTTGCGATTGCCAAGAAGCGCTTGATTTTGGTGAATTAGTTCACTGCTCGATTCTGAAATCTGGATTTTTGAACAATGTTTTTACTGTTAATGCACTTATGTTCATGTACATGAACTGTGGAGACATGGTAGCTTGTTTCTCATTGTTTCAGAGCATTTGGGTCATAGCAGATGTGGATTCTTGGAACACTGTCATAGTAGGTTGTGTGCAAAATGGTTATCTAGGGGAAGGACTAGAAGCTTTCAATTTAATGCGTCAGCTTTCATGTGTAAACTTGGATCCTATCACAATGGTAAGCATTCTATCAGTATGTGGCAATCTTGGATTGGTGTTCTATGGAAAGTTTATCCATGGTTTCATACTTAAAACATTAATGGAGCCAGATCTTCGTGTGAGAAACGCATTGATAACTATGTATTGCAGATGTGATGATATTAAAAGTGCAGAATCAATATTCTGTAGAAGTCATTGTAGTAGGAACCTTCGCTCATGGAATTGTATGATTTCTGGCTTGGCACAGAACGAGAATGGTAAAAGAGCCTTAAAATTCTTTCATCACATGGAATTTGATCCAAATGAAATCACCATTGTTAGTATTCTATCTACGTGTACACAATTAGGAGCTTTGAGACATGGCATGGAAATCAATGGTTATGCATTCTGGTTTGGGCTGCATCAGAATGCTTTTATATCGGCAACCCTTGTAGACAAGTATAGTAAATGTGGAAGATTGGAAATTTCTGTCTGGGCGTTCAGGAATTCGATGGATAAATCTGTTGCATCTTGGAATTCAATGATTTCTACATATGGGTTTCATGGGCACGGCAAAAAAGTGATTGAACTGTTTTTCGAGATGTGTGAATCAGGCATCAGGGGGACTAGGGGCACATTCATTAGTTTGTTATCAGCTTGCAGCCACTCTGGGCTGGTTGATGAGGGACAGCTTTATTACAATCTCATGATAGAGGAATTTGGCATTAATCAGACAACCGAGCATCATGTTTGCAGCTGTTGGAAAGTGGCCCAATGCAGTCAAGGTAAGGACAAGGGCTGA